One window of Rasiella rasia genomic DNA carries:
- a CDS encoding DUF4412 domain-containing protein: MKTKYLLSFLICALMSIPTVEAQLLKKIKDKILNSTESEQNQESSEVETDDERSDEEKKAAEKNIMNIFGGSLEGLPDTYEFQYVMDMQLTTKKDQMSMQYYIQPNANYFGNAIADKNANSVIVYDMENQAMVTFMDNGSQKMAMKTRMPFDAAAQKEMAKNDTNQDTGKITPLPNKTILGYNCRGYQIEQEDGVSKFYITNEAPVSFVGVFSSIEQMPKSGYNATIPFDEKSMIMEMEYTSHKRKRDNMHMICTKLEEKPLTINKADY; this comes from the coding sequence ATGAAAACTAAATATCTACTCTCGTTTCTAATATGTGCGCTAATGTCGATACCCACGGTAGAAGCGCAACTATTAAAAAAAATAAAAGATAAAATACTTAATTCAACAGAATCTGAACAAAACCAAGAGAGTTCAGAGGTCGAGACTGACGATGAACGTTCCGATGAAGAAAAAAAAGCCGCCGAAAAAAATATCATGAACATTTTTGGTGGAAGTTTAGAAGGTCTGCCAGATACGTATGAATTTCAATATGTCATGGATATGCAATTGACAACTAAAAAAGATCAAATGTCAATGCAGTATTACATTCAACCTAATGCAAACTATTTTGGGAACGCTATAGCAGATAAAAATGCTAACAGCGTCATTGTGTACGATATGGAGAATCAGGCCATGGTGACCTTCATGGATAACGGGTCACAGAAAATGGCCATGAAAACGCGTATGCCTTTTGATGCAGCTGCCCAGAAAGAAATGGCTAAAAATGATACAAATCAAGACACTGGAAAGATTACTCCTTTGCCTAATAAAACGATTTTAGGATACAATTGTCGGGGCTACCAAATAGAACAAGAAGACGGGGTAAGTAAATTTTATATAACCAATGAAGCACCTGTAAGTTTTGTAGGCGTCTTTTCAAGTATCGAACAAATGCCCAAATCTGGCTACAATGCTACCATTCCTTTTGATGAAAAGTCGATGATTATGGAAATGGAATATACCTCACATAAAAGAAAAAGAGATAACATGCATATGATTTGCACAAAACTAGAGGAAAAGCCTTTAACCATTAATAAGGCTGATTATTAA
- a CDS encoding serine hydrolase, which produces MKTKKILFIVFALAICSPSSAQIFDKIKKTIGKATSVISLDKLSRDPVTTSFKDVNKTKYLEDDFGNDAVYKNIHDQPYTWEKGFFLTPGFYQGNFNSFCIKAGTYAPQSGNGRFYAELKGPKADIISAIIEGYQKDPDITQKEVQLLLWAIIAKTDFQKMKGPIKVTALKLLTPNQLARLSKGALETYATNEIKDIAKKNETLRYIMEAENNLRRKYYQGVSEYSEYEEVAMRAGVEPIFHGFNKGRWTKHPNGFFIRYSLKSYRGTLTQIYVPENNIEAYTPIRGKGPYTSDFYPTTVGTYYQSRNSIATPANPAGQRIIQTDVPPGGTVWGGGSSGDPSGSGGTSGGSNDTGNETGNDGSTGGNSSSGGTDETNGSGGNDGTSGSGGNGGNDGTGGNSSGGTLPSNEEEKNPFDCEEVIHPIADATIKQEMLFQNIPGAIVCVFKGDSIIHMKAYGKMGPGKPLTLESRLHWASISKSVTAVAAMQMVEIGSRLKLSDKPSKLLPYWPSSIEVEDEDGNTLTDNRLGEITLQHLLNNSSGIQHYGKGMNDSTATIYKRKKVPFVRNTSYEDLLNGQFNAQGATEMFNKSVLDFKPGTDYLYSSYGFVLAGAMIDKQSNNGYEAYIMKHIKDRLGLESFQKTTNEDKYGYEIFNDGIVGNHPVGSFNKVLPAGGWESTICDLATYARALSRGELLYDDNALWKKENMYMFDDMTTRGYGLGVNRMGTGDNLRVYHGGTNNYARSYMQFFPSDTTGIVVLSSLRHADLERLIRNLVNNMNLRVGLYGSDTRPLNKCHHSMKSKNDQFVGVWRRTGKDQIIRTGLDLESFKIEMNTLKSYGYYLDSFDISYTGENNKEIYDGVFKKGNKTQVLITGKYPAGIDREVIRFREQGLEIVDVNYGRDKPENADDGVYNFTINALFERDAPQSTLFHSFTTLDIVDKINEKQAQNLRLIDIEAIPVNKDSHQNFLCLFTAGNPNKFLIENQTDFRENLKNGTYSSFGQILDIESYYNNNREGKYWSVASIWETSGVSQKTSINETDDYTMSFCNFMDLHTTNEFNGYELIDWERTYTEPTED; this is translated from the coding sequence ATGAAAACTAAAAAAATATTATTTATAGTCTTTGCATTAGCGATTTGCAGTCCATCATCTGCGCAAATATTTGATAAAATTAAGAAAACGATAGGTAAGGCAACAAGTGTTATTTCGTTAGATAAGCTTAGTAGGGATCCAGTAACCACATCATTTAAAGATGTGAATAAGACAAAATATTTAGAAGATGACTTCGGAAATGATGCTGTGTATAAAAACATTCACGACCAGCCTTATACTTGGGAAAAAGGATTTTTTTTGACCCCAGGATTTTACCAAGGAAATTTTAATTCGTTTTGTATAAAAGCAGGGACGTACGCCCCACAGAGTGGAAATGGTCGGTTTTATGCGGAGTTAAAAGGACCTAAAGCTGATATAATTTCGGCAATTATAGAAGGATATCAGAAAGATCCTGATATCACGCAAAAAGAAGTTCAATTGCTGTTATGGGCAATTATAGCAAAGACAGACTTTCAAAAAATGAAAGGCCCGATTAAAGTAACAGCCCTAAAGTTACTTACACCAAATCAACTTGCTCGATTAAGTAAAGGGGCATTAGAAACATATGCCACAAACGAAATAAAAGATATAGCCAAGAAAAATGAAACGCTTCGCTATATAATGGAGGCAGAGAATAACCTTCGAAGAAAGTACTATCAAGGTGTTTCAGAATACTCCGAATACGAGGAGGTTGCTATGAGAGCCGGCGTTGAACCAATATTTCACGGTTTTAACAAAGGTCGTTGGACCAAACATCCGAATGGATTTTTTATTCGATATTCTCTAAAGAGTTACCGAGGTACACTTACGCAAATTTACGTACCGGAAAATAATATTGAAGCATACACTCCTATTAGAGGGAAGGGGCCTTATACAAGCGACTTTTATCCTACCACTGTAGGAACCTACTATCAATCTAGAAATTCTATTGCAACACCAGCAAATCCTGCTGGACAGAGAATTATCCAAACGGATGTTCCTCCTGGAGGCACCGTATGGGGTGGAGGAAGTAGCGGTGACCCAAGTGGTTCTGGTGGAACAAGTGGAGGATCTAATGATACTGGTAACGAAACAGGAAATGACGGTTCTACTGGAGGTAATAGCAGCTCTGGAGGAACCGATGAAACCAATGGCTCTGGAGGAAATGACGGGACTAGTGGCTCAGGTGGTAATGGAGGAAATGACGGCACGGGTGGAAATTCGAGCGGAGGAACACTTCCGTCGAATGAGGAAGAAAAGAACCCATTCGATTGTGAAGAAGTGATACATCCTATCGCAGACGCTACCATTAAACAAGAAATGTTATTTCAAAATATACCTGGGGCAATTGTTTGTGTCTTTAAAGGAGATTCAATTATACATATGAAGGCTTATGGCAAAATGGGGCCTGGAAAACCCCTCACGCTAGAATCAAGACTACACTGGGCTTCTATTTCGAAATCTGTGACAGCAGTAGCAGCAATGCAAATGGTTGAAATTGGCTCACGACTTAAATTAAGTGATAAGCCTTCTAAGTTGCTTCCCTATTGGCCATCAAGTATAGAAGTAGAAGATGAAGACGGCAATACATTAACAGACAATCGATTGGGGGAAATAACCTTACAACATCTATTAAACAACTCTAGCGGTATTCAGCACTACGGAAAAGGAATGAATGATTCAACGGCTACAATTTATAAAAGGAAGAAAGTTCCTTTTGTTAGAAATACCAGTTATGAAGACCTTCTTAATGGACAATTTAATGCGCAAGGAGCTACAGAAATGTTTAACAAATCGGTATTAGACTTTAAACCTGGAACAGATTACCTCTATTCTTCGTATGGTTTTGTATTAGCAGGAGCTATGATAGATAAACAAAGTAATAATGGATATGAGGCATATATTATGAAGCATATTAAAGACCGTCTTGGCTTAGAAAGCTTTCAAAAAACTACGAATGAAGATAAATACGGTTACGAAATCTTTAATGACGGGATTGTAGGGAATCATCCCGTAGGATCGTTTAACAAAGTTTTACCTGCTGGTGGGTGGGAATCGACCATCTGCGATTTAGCCACTTATGCGAGAGCTTTAAGTAGAGGAGAACTTTTGTATGATGATAATGCGCTTTGGAAAAAAGAAAATATGTACATGTTCGATGATATGACTACTCGGGGATATGGCTTAGGGGTGAATAGGATGGGTACAGGTGATAATCTGCGTGTGTATCATGGCGGTACCAATAATTACGCTAGATCTTATATGCAGTTTTTTCCCAGCGATACTACAGGTATCGTGGTTCTTAGCTCTCTTCGCCATGCAGATCTTGAACGCCTCATACGAAATTTAGTGAATAATATGAACTTGCGAGTAGGCCTCTATGGTTCAGATACCAGACCATTAAACAAATGTCATCATAGTATGAAAAGTAAGAATGATCAATTTGTTGGGGTTTGGCGAAGAACAGGTAAAGATCAAATAATTAGAACCGGACTCGATCTTGAGTCGTTTAAAATTGAAATGAATACACTAAAAAGTTATGGCTATTATCTAGACTCTTTTGATATTTCATATACAGGTGAAAATAATAAAGAAATTTATGATGGGGTCTTTAAAAAAGGCAATAAAACACAAGTGCTAATAACAGGTAAGTATCCGGCAGGTATAGACAGAGAAGTAATTCGTTTTAGAGAACAAGGCCTTGAGATTGTTGATGTTAATTATGGGAGAGATAAACCAGAGAACGCAGATGATGGGGTATATAATTTTACAATAAACGCACTTTTTGAAAGAGATGCACCCCAATCTACTTTATTTCATTCATTCACAACGCTCGATATCGTCGATAAAATTAATGAGAAACAAGCTCAGAATTTGAGGCTTATCGATATTGAAGCAATTCCTGTGAATAAAGATTCTCATCAAAACTTTCTGTGCTTATTTACCGCTGGGAATCCTAATAAGTTTTTAATCGAAAATCAAACCGATTTTAGAGAGAACTTAAAAAATGGAACCTATAGTAGTTTCGGTCAAATTTTAGATATAGAATCGTATTACAACAATAATAGAGAAGGTAAATATTGGTCTGTTGCAAGCATCTGGGAGACAAGCGGGGTTTCGCAAAAGACGAGTATTAATGAAACGGACGATTATACTATGAGCTTTTGCAATTTTATGGACCTACATACCACAAATGAATTTAATGGGTATGAACTAATAGACTGGGAAAGAACTTATACAGAACCAACAGAAGATTAA
- a CDS encoding LytR/AlgR family response regulator transcription factor, whose protein sequence is MIRAILVDDELSAIKSLQWEIETFCKDVEICDTFTNPEEAISAINYLKPDCVFLDIEMPEMDGFQLINHLSYRDFDLIITTAFDNYAIKAFKESAVDYLLKPIDSDDLIKSVEKVIANKKKLSLGTEVKKILTNISNERKKRQGRDIGFW, encoded by the coding sequence ATGATTAGGGCGATATTAGTTGATGACGAGTTGAGTGCTATTAAAAGTTTGCAATGGGAAATTGAGACCTTTTGCAAAGACGTAGAAATTTGTGATACGTTTACAAATCCCGAAGAAGCCATTTCTGCAATTAACTATTTGAAACCTGACTGCGTTTTTTTAGATATTGAAATGCCCGAAATGGACGGATTTCAACTTATAAACCATTTAAGCTATAGAGATTTTGATCTCATCATTACAACGGCGTTCGACAACTATGCCATTAAAGCTTTCAAAGAAAGCGCTGTAGATTACCTTCTAAAACCAATAGACTCAGACGACTTAATCAAGTCGGTTGAAAAGGTAATTGCAAATAAGAAAAAACTATCCTTAGGTACCGAGGTAAAAAAAATTCTAACAAATATTTCGAATGAACGGAAAAAACGACAAGGTCGCGATATCGGTTTCTGGTAA
- a CDS encoding LytR/AlgR family response regulator transcription factor translates to MNGKNDKVAISVSGKIIYVNHNDIAYCNANGNYTNIYFANGNKELVSKKIKEVEKGIDNNNFIRVHNSYLVNKNQIKEFIKSDGTYLVLHSGKTIPVSRSKKAALLELLGNPL, encoded by the coding sequence ATGAACGGAAAAAACGACAAGGTCGCGATATCGGTTTCTGGTAAAATTATTTATGTAAACCATAACGACATTGCATACTGCAACGCCAATGGTAATTACACTAATATTTACTTCGCGAATGGCAATAAAGAATTAGTATCTAAAAAAATTAAAGAGGTTGAAAAAGGAATTGACAACAACAACTTTATACGCGTGCATAATTCTTACCTTGTGAATAAAAATCAAATAAAAGAATTTATAAAAAGTGATGGCACCTATCTGGTTTTACATTCCGGAAAGACCATACCCGTATCGCGCTCCAAAAAAGCTGCATTACTAGAGCTTTTGGGCAATCCGTTATAG
- a CDS encoding histidine kinase: MVLSVYHFLLFFQNKDKSYLFYSSYTFLIFLRNIIIPENTFLHEVSFFQPFVDFISYISVNLEWTYNTVYFIFAFSFVNLKSYSLKWYQFVFWGVAVLFVLNICTEFIYQSTKNSELNDTMYYIMSGILTVFALICYIPLFKAKGFLKYYIIVGSSTFLLFSILALLESIFHVISDAPDKKFFIFIFYIGVVLENMLFSLGLGHKQRVILQEKNKADRKLIAQLKENERLREDIQIQLKKDIEIISKTAEQNKIEKLKSKYDKELAELKLSSLRNQMNPHFIFNSLNSIKLYIINNEKENAVYYLNKFSKLIRKILDTTSKKVVLFAKELETSQLYISMENIRFQNEIDFQLTVEKSLQVETLKLPSLILQPFIENAIWHGLSSKKGKKKLTIKAAHDPKGYIHIEIEDNGIGRKKAAEIKRNKLHKKQSIGLQLTEERLLHFSKEFKNHYKIEFVDLYDDQTRKALGTLVILKIPTK; encoded by the coding sequence TTGGTACTTTCAGTTTATCACTTTTTACTTTTTTTTCAGAACAAAGACAAAAGCTACCTATTCTATAGTAGTTATACATTTCTAATCTTTCTTCGCAATATTATCATCCCAGAAAATACATTTCTTCATGAAGTAAGCTTCTTTCAACCTTTTGTAGATTTTATATCATATATAAGTGTAAACCTAGAATGGACCTATAATACTGTTTATTTCATTTTTGCTTTTTCGTTTGTAAACTTAAAATCATATTCTTTAAAATGGTATCAGTTTGTATTTTGGGGAGTGGCTGTATTATTTGTACTAAACATTTGTACCGAGTTTATCTATCAGTCTACTAAAAATTCTGAGCTCAATGATACCATGTATTATATAATGTCTGGTATCCTAACTGTTTTTGCCCTTATTTGTTACATCCCGTTGTTTAAGGCGAAAGGATTTCTGAAATATTACATCATTGTTGGTTCGTCTACCTTTTTACTTTTTTCAATACTTGCGCTACTAGAATCTATCTTTCATGTTATCTCAGACGCTCCAGATAAGAAGTTTTTTATTTTCATTTTTTATATCGGAGTGGTATTAGAGAATATGCTTTTTTCTTTAGGTCTTGGCCATAAACAGCGTGTTATTCTACAGGAAAAAAACAAAGCAGATCGCAAGCTCATCGCGCAGCTAAAAGAAAATGAAAGGCTTCGAGAAGACATACAAATTCAGCTGAAAAAAGATATTGAAATAATTAGTAAAACAGCAGAGCAAAATAAAATTGAGAAGCTAAAGTCTAAATACGACAAAGAATTAGCCGAATTAAAGTTGTCTTCTTTAAGAAACCAAATGAACCCTCATTTTATCTTTAATTCCTTAAACTCTATAAAGCTGTACATTATTAATAATGAAAAGGAAAATGCAGTCTATTACCTTAATAAATTTTCAAAACTCATTCGTAAAATTTTAGACACAACTAGTAAAAAAGTGGTGCTGTTTGCAAAAGAACTAGAAACCTCTCAACTATATATAAGTATGGAAAACATACGTTTTCAAAATGAAATCGATTTTCAACTTACCGTAGAAAAATCGTTGCAAGTTGAAACGCTAAAATTACCATCTCTTATTTTACAACCCTTTATTGAAAACGCAATTTGGCATGGCTTGTCTTCAAAAAAAGGCAAGAAGAAATTAACCATTAAAGCTGCACACGACCCAAAAGGCTATATTCACATAGAAATTGAAGATAACGGTATTGGCAGAAAAAAAGCGGCTGAAATAAAACGAAATAAATTGCACAAAAAGCAATCTATCGGACTGCAACTAACGGAAGAACGCTTGTTACATTTTTCAAAAGAGTTCAAAAATCATTATAAAATCGAATTTGTAGATTTATATGACGACCAAACTCGGAAAGCACTTGGTACTTTAGTTATCTTAAAAATACCCACAAAATAG
- a CDS encoding DegT/DnrJ/EryC1/StrS family aminotransferase, whose protein sequence is MPGFEVFGAEERKQVNDVLETGVLMRYGFDGMRNNHWKAKEFETAFAKRMQSNYCQLVSSGTSALTVALAAAGIGAGDEVIMPTFTFVASFESIMMLGAIPILVDIDDTLTLDPAAVEAAITPKTKCVMPVHMCGSMADLGALKAICTKHNLLLLEDACQAIGGMYDGKPLGSYGDLGCFSFDYVKTITCGEGGGIITNSEKYKLNSDHYQDHGHDHVGTDRGAESHPFLGYNFRISELNAAVGLAQLDKLDGILKTQERNYHIIRETLSQIDGVTFRRVPEGGEENYSFVNFFLPSENLAESAHKALSENGVDACFYWFKNNWHYINGWEHLRNLKSLGNLSSEVKAQMQDLNATDFSKSDAWMGRTVSSLVKIGWTESQVRDRAECMKKAILSVL, encoded by the coding sequence ATGCCTGGATTTGAAGTATTTGGTGCCGAAGAGCGCAAACAAGTGAATGATGTATTAGAAACCGGAGTATTAATGCGCTATGGTTTTGACGGTATGCGAAACAACCATTGGAAAGCCAAAGAGTTTGAAACGGCTTTTGCAAAACGCATGCAATCTAATTACTGTCAGTTAGTGTCAAGCGGTACATCTGCACTTACAGTAGCACTTGCTGCGGCAGGTATTGGAGCGGGTGATGAGGTTATCATGCCTACCTTTACGTTTGTAGCGAGTTTTGAAAGTATCATGATGCTTGGTGCGATTCCTATTTTAGTCGACATTGACGACACTTTAACGCTAGACCCGGCTGCTGTTGAAGCCGCTATTACCCCTAAAACAAAATGTGTTATGCCTGTACATATGTGCGGATCTATGGCAGACTTAGGTGCGTTAAAGGCAATTTGTACAAAACATAACCTATTGCTGCTAGAAGATGCCTGTCAGGCAATTGGCGGGATGTACGATGGCAAGCCTTTAGGTAGTTATGGAGACCTAGGGTGCTTCTCTTTCGATTATGTAAAAACAATAACCTGTGGAGAAGGTGGTGGAATCATTACAAATTCTGAGAAATACAAACTAAACTCAGACCATTACCAAGATCACGGGCACGATCATGTTGGAACCGATAGAGGTGCAGAATCCCATCCTTTTTTGGGTTATAACTTTAGAATCTCAGAATTAAATGCTGCGGTTGGTTTGGCTCAATTAGATAAATTAGATGGAATATTAAAAACTCAAGAACGCAATTATCATATTATTAGAGAGACCTTGTCGCAAATAGATGGGGTTACGTTTAGGAGAGTTCCAGAAGGCGGTGAAGAGAATTACAGTTTTGTAAATTTCTTTTTGCCTTCGGAAAATTTAGCTGAAAGTGCACATAAAGCCTTGTCTGAAAATGGCGTAGATGCATGTTTTTATTGGTTTAAAAATAACTGGCACTATATTAATGGTTGGGAGCATCTTCGCAATCTTAAGAGTTTAGGAAATCTTTCTTCCGAAGTAAAAGCACAAATGCAAGACTTAAACGCAACAGACTTCTCAAAAAGCGATGCATGGATGGGGCGTACCGTATCTAGTCTTGTGAAAATTGGCTGGACTGAGTCACAGGTGCGAGATCGTGCAGAGTGTATGAAAAAAGCAATTTTATCTGTGTTGTAA
- a CDS encoding DUF6503 family protein — MKPISIIFLVLLMASCQQKEALSADTIINKAIEQSCNGKCDTVTIDFDFRGIAYKSSRSKGMFYMDRTFTDSLGIVRDVISNEGFQRFINDSLIAVVDSTAQKYAESVNSVHYFAQLPYGLNAPAAQKELLGETVIKGEPYYEIGVTFLEEGGGTDFEDRFVYWVHKKHFLVDYLAYSYAVNGGGIRFREAYNPRNVNGIRFVDYKNYKPKGLGIPLISLAKMFENNELELLSKIETENVQVSTSTKN, encoded by the coding sequence ATGAAACCTATTTCCATTATATTTTTAGTGCTGCTGATGGCAAGTTGTCAGCAAAAGGAAGCACTTTCTGCAGACACCATAATAAACAAAGCCATAGAACAATCATGCAACGGAAAGTGTGATACCGTTACTATTGATTTCGATTTTAGAGGAATAGCCTATAAAAGTTCCCGAAGTAAAGGTATGTTTTATATGGACCGTACATTTACAGACTCTCTAGGTATAGTTCGCGATGTTATCTCTAATGAAGGGTTTCAGCGTTTTATAAATGATTCGCTTATCGCCGTGGTTGATAGTACTGCACAGAAATACGCAGAAAGTGTTAATTCGGTGCATTATTTTGCACAATTACCGTATGGTTTAAACGCTCCAGCCGCTCAAAAGGAGTTGCTAGGCGAGACCGTTATAAAGGGAGAGCCGTATTATGAGATTGGCGTAACATTTCTAGAAGAAGGTGGCGGTACAGACTTTGAAGACCGGTTTGTTTATTGGGTGCATAAAAAGCACTTTTTAGTAGATTATTTGGCGTATAGTTATGCCGTAAATGGAGGAGGTATTCGATTTAGAGAGGCGTATAATCCGCGTAATGTAAACGGTATTCGGTTTGTAGACTACAAAAATTACAAACCTAAGGGATTGGGTATTCCATTAATTAGTTTAGCCAAGATGTTTGAGAATAACGAGTTAGAACTTCTTTCAAAAATTGAAACTGAGAACGTTCAAGTGAGCACAAGTACCAAAAACTAA
- a CDS encoding peptidoglycan DD-metalloendopeptidase family protein, whose amino-acid sequence MKNTLLTIFFLLCVSLSFSQQEKNTAALQQFQEYYNAGDSDAIYNMLGASFQKSIGQENIKQLMSRFQNSLGNFISFKFSEGQKDVDTFLGTFEKGEQNIAITAKEDGKIYGFLFKPVENNRPPKFERNTTKLRLPFEGDWFTVWGGTTKMQNYHVTVKVQQGAFDFLKLGPNNKTYVRSGTRNEDYYAFGQPLYAVCDAVVSDVITGIEDNRPTIMNPGQPLGNSVTLLTDNGEYIVYAHLENETVAVKKGDTVKKGQYLGNCGNSGNSSEAHLHLHIQDGPEMMTAIGARCFFEEVKVGEEIRTDYSPVRLDKISRPKKE is encoded by the coding sequence ATGAAAAATACGTTATTAACCATCTTTTTCTTACTCTGCGTTAGCTTATCTTTTTCGCAACAAGAGAAGAACACCGCAGCGCTGCAACAGTTTCAAGAATATTATAATGCTGGCGATAGCGATGCCATTTATAATATGTTAGGAGCGTCATTTCAAAAAAGTATTGGCCAGGAAAATATAAAGCAACTCATGTCGCGCTTTCAGAATAGCCTCGGAAACTTTATTTCATTTAAATTTTCAGAAGGACAAAAAGATGTAGATACCTTTTTAGGTACGTTCGAAAAAGGAGAACAAAATATAGCCATCACCGCTAAAGAAGATGGTAAAATTTACGGCTTTCTTTTTAAGCCCGTAGAAAATAACCGTCCACCAAAGTTTGAAAGAAATACCACCAAGTTAAGGCTGCCTTTTGAAGGTGATTGGTTTACCGTTTGGGGAGGTACAACTAAAATGCAAAATTATCATGTAACCGTAAAAGTGCAACAAGGGGCATTCGATTTTTTAAAATTAGGGCCTAATAACAAGACATATGTAAGAAGTGGTACCAGAAATGAAGATTATTATGCTTTTGGGCAACCCCTTTACGCAGTCTGCGATGCCGTTGTGAGTGACGTAATTACAGGCATAGAAGACAATAGGCCTACCATTATGAATCCTGGGCAACCATTGGGAAATAGTGTTACCTTGTTAACAGACAACGGAGAATATATAGTGTATGCCCATCTCGAAAATGAAACCGTTGCGGTTAAAAAAGGAGATACCGTAAAAAAAGGGCAGTATTTGGGCAACTGCGGAAATTCAGGAAATTCTAGCGAAGCACACCTGCATTTACACATTCAAGACGGGCCAGAAATGATGACCGCAATTGGCGCTCGTTGTTTCTTTGAAGAAGTTAAGGTTGGAGAAGAGATTAGAACAGATTATTCGCCAGTGCGATTAGATAAAATCTCTAGACCGAAAAAAGAGTAG
- the smpB gene encoding SsrA-binding protein SmpB, giving the protein MALQKNVKIKNKKAKFEYELLDTYTAGIVLAGTEIKAIREGKASIAESFCEFNDQGELFVINMTVQEYSHATHFNHNPKSERKLLLNRSELKKLEKEVKNSGLTIIPLVLFTNDKGLAKMDICLARGKKQFDKRESIKDRDNKRNLSRIKKAFNN; this is encoded by the coding sequence ATGGCGCTTCAGAAAAACGTAAAAATAAAAAATAAAAAGGCTAAGTTCGAGTATGAGCTTCTAGACACCTATACTGCTGGGATTGTCTTAGCTGGTACCGAAATTAAAGCAATTAGGGAAGGTAAAGCTTCTATTGCTGAAAGTTTCTGCGAGTTTAATGATCAAGGAGAGTTATTTGTAATAAATATGACTGTTCAAGAATACTCACATGCCACACATTTTAATCACAACCCAAAAAGCGAACGTAAACTACTTTTAAATAGAAGTGAGCTAAAAAAGCTCGAGAAGGAAGTTAAAAATAGCGGACTCACAATTATCCCCTTAGTTTTATTTACCAATGATAAAGGCCTGGCGAAAATGGACATTTGCTTAGCTCGAGGAAAAAAGCAATTTGACAAGCGAGAATCTATTAAAGACCGAGACAACAAACGAAATCTTAGTAGAATTAAAAAAGCGTTTAACAACTAA